One genomic region from Manis pentadactyla isolate mManPen7 chromosome 12, mManPen7.hap1, whole genome shotgun sequence encodes:
- the LOC118907478 gene encoding olfactory receptor 7G2-like, which yields MEPKNDTGVPYFLLLGLTEDPELQPFIYSLFLSMYLLSLLGNLLIILAICSDPHLHTPMYFFLSHLSFNDICLNTTTIPKMLVNIQAQNQHITYTGCLTQAGFVVVFVSFENCLLAAMAYDRYVAICHPLRYMVIMTPWLCVLLILLSLLLSVGDALLHGLMVLHLSFCTNREIPHFFCELAQVINLACSDTFINNILLYFVAGLFGGVPVSGIIFSYIQIVSSVLRIPSAEGKRKAFSTCGSHLSVVSLFYGTGFGVYIFSAVTDSSRKSAVASVMYTVVPQMMNPFIYSLRNRDMKGALRKLISEVPSL from the coding sequence ATGGAACCCAAAAATGACACAGGAGTTCCTTATTTCCTTCTTCTGGGATTAACAGAGGATCCAGAACTGCagcccttcatctacagcctgttcctgtccatgtacctgctcagcctcctggggaacctgctcatcatcctggccatctgctctgacccccacctccacacccccatgtacttcttcctctcccaCCTGTCCTTTAATGACATCTGTTTAAACACAACCACAATCCCAaagatgctggtgaacatccaAGCCCAGAATCAGCACATCACGTATACAGGCTGTCTCACCCAGGCTGGCTTTGTTGTAGTCTTTGTTAGTTTTGAAAATTGTCTCCTTGCagcaatggcctatgaccgctatgtggccatctgtcaccCCTTGAGGTACATGGTCATCATGACCCCCTGGCTCTGTGTCCTGCTGAttctcctctccctgctccttAGCGTTGGGGATGCCCTGCTCCACGGTCTGATGGTGTTGCATCTGTCCTTCTGCACAAACAGGGAAAtcccccacttcttctgtgaacTTGCTCAGGTCATCAACTTGGCCTGTTCTGATACCTTCATCAATAATATCCTTTTATATTTTGTGGCTGGCCTCTTTGGGGGTGTTCCTGTCTCTGGGATAATTTTCTCTTATATTCAAATTGTCTCCTCTGTTTTGAGAATACCTTCAGCAGAGGGAAAGCGTAAAGCCTTTTCCACTTGTGGATCCCACTTGTCAGTTGTCTCCTTGTTCTACgggacaggttttggggtgtacaTTTTTTCTGCAGTTACTGACTCTTCCAGGAAGTCTGCAGTGGCTTCAGTGATGTACACTGTGGTCCCACAAAtgatgaaccccttcatctacagcctgaggaacagggacatgAAGGGGGCCTTAAGGAAACTCATCAGTGAGGTACCTTCCCTGTGA